The sequence below is a genomic window from Pseudorca crassidens isolate mPseCra1 chromosome 20, mPseCra1.hap1, whole genome shotgun sequence.
CCCACTCccagaagagggagaaagaataatgaaaacacaTCTCAATTCAGCAGGTAACAGTGCAGCTGGAGTTTTTTTAATGGTGGCAGCTCTCAAGAGTGATAGTCCTGTGGACAAAGGTTCTTCTCCACAACATCCTTTAAGAATGTCacctcccgggcttccctggtggcgcagtggttgagagtccgcttgccgatgcaggggacgcgggttcttgcccggtccgggaagatcccatatggcgcggagcggctaggcccgtgagccatggccgctgagcctgcgcgtcgggagcctgtgctccgcaatgggagaggccacaacagtgaaaggcccgcgtaccgcaaaaaaaaaagaatgtcacctCCCATCTCCTATTTTCTCCTCCATTCTTAGAGACTAAGATTCCTATCCTTTGTATTCTGAggatcctttttccttttttgctttgcCCAGTTTATATTGTTATTGGGTCTCTAATCACATACAATTTGGGGAAGACAGCTGTGTTCTTTAGGACTGCCTTCCAATGGCTCATTCCCTTCAGTGACAGAACACTCTGATTAGTCCACtagctcattcattcactttccAAATCAATAGataattggtttttatttttctgtgctgGGAAATATAAAATCATGTAAACCAGGGCTCTCCAGTATAACTTTCTAGGATGATGGAAATGATGACAGATTTCTCAGTATATACTTTTCGGCCACATAGTCAGCTACAAAGTTTTGCTCATTGTCTGTGCTGTCCAATGTGGTACCCACTAGTTACATTGTGACCACCTGAAATGTGGTTTAGTGCAACTGAGGAACAGACTGTTGTTAAAACTTTAACATTTAAATAGCAAAATCAAGGGATTTTTAATCTACTGGGGGGATAAGACTtgggcattaaaaaaataacttgtatCCTGAAGTGCTTAAAGTCCGTTAAGAGTACCCCTTGCCGTCCCTCAAAATAATATACAACTTAAACAAGAAATTATCATAACCCCTTGAACCAATACTCCATATCTGCtaaggactgaatgtttatgcctcccaaaattcatatttggAGGCCTAATCCAAAATATGACGGTattcaaaggggaaatgtgggggggtgggagggataaatcaggagcttgggatgaacatacacacactactataaataagatagataaccaacaaggacctattgtatagcacagggaactctactcaatattctgtgacaacttatagaagaaaagaatctaaaaaagaatgaatatatgtatatgtataactgaatcactttgctgtacacctgaaactaacacagcattgtaaatcaactatactccaataaaattaaaatattaaaaacaaaacccaaaatatgATGGTATTAAgaagtggggcctttgagaggtgacTGGTTCaagagggtggagccctcatgactggattagtgcctttataaaagacaTCCCAGACAGCTCCTTTGCCCTTTCCCCTATGTGAGGATACAGTGGGATGACTGTCTTCTATGAACCAGGAACCCTCATTAGATaccgaatctgctggcaccttaatCTGGGACTTtgtagcttccagaactgtgagaaataaatttctgtttttataagctACCCAGGCTATGGTATTCTCTTATAGTAACCAGAAGGGACTAAGAAAATGTCTATTTCACCTTGTGTACCTATTTACATCCTCTTATTAGATTACCTGGTGTGTAAAGGTACCACTTAAAGATAATCCAGTTACCTCAAAGCTCTCTCCAGGAGACCATGGGCTTTTTTGGGTTTGGTCACCACTGTATCCTCAGCTCCTAGAACAGGACCCAGTAAAAAGGAAGTATTCgaaaaatactcagtaaatgaacaaaatgacTCAATCTGAGACTCAATCAAACTGGCTCAATCTATTTGCACAATGTAAATTTCTCAGAGTTTAAGATAGACATCCCAGTTTTCAATTAATGCTTCACCTTGGCCTTCCAGAAACTGAATTGATATATACACGCCCAGTATCCCACCAATCCAATATTAgccctgttgtgttttttttttcatagcaacCTTCCACATACaaattatatgtttaaaaacTTCAACTATTTTCTCCACTTAGTTGAACTCagccttctttcattcattcgaCTGACACAACAGAGCAATTGATGTGTATGTATTTGGGTTAACATCAGATTATGTCTCTGTATCAATGCATGTATCTAATTGGATGGGTACATCATGCGTTCCCAGTCTCAGCATTTATACAATTTCTCTCAGTATATACTTTTTCAGCCACCATATAAGCTAAAATTTTTTGCTcaataatttatatctttttcacATAGTATGTCTCTGAGTTTTTTTTCTACTGGTTTTCTGTGACATAAAATAAGATGTAATTGACCACTGAAGGCACGACTACATTCAATGCATTCATAAGGGTTCTCTCCTGTGCAAAACCTCTGTTATCTCCTGTGGGCGCACATCTGGCCACAGGTTGTCCCACTATGACTACATTCCTATTTGCTAGGAGTTCACTTATGTTTACTGATGTCTGAGGGGCCACTGAAGGCACCTGCATAGTCACTGAATTTACAGGGGTTTTCTCCTGCATAACATCACTAGTCTGTGAGGAGCTGTGACTCTCTGAGGGATGATTTTCCACCTTGGCTGAATCTCCACGTTTCTCTCTTGTGTGTATTATCTTATGTTTAACGAGGCAAGACATGTAGGCAAAAGCTTTCCCACACTCATTGCAGATATAGGGTCTCTCTCCTGTATGAGTTCTTTGATGAACAATGAGCTTTTGCTTTGTagtgaaggctttcccacattcactgcattcaaagggtttctctcctgtgtgaattcTTTGATGTTTAATGAGACCCGACTTCTGGGAACAGGATTTTCCACATTCATTGCACACAAAAGGAGTCTTTCCTGTGTGAAATCTCTGATGTGCAATGAGGCAAGTCTTCTGGATGAAGCCTTTTCCACATTCATTGCATATGTAAGGTTTCTCGCCTGTGTGAATTCGCTGATGTACAATGAGATTTCCCTTCTGGATGAAGCCTTTCCCACAGTCACTGCATATATACGGTTTCTCTCCGGTATGGGTTTTCTGATGTATATTGAGCCGTGATTTCTTGAGGAAGGCTTTGCCACATTCAGTgcattcataaggtttctctcctgtatgtGTTCTCTGATGTTCAGTGAGCATGAACTTTCTAGAGAATGCTTTCCCACACATGTTACATCGATGGGGCTTCTCTCCTGTATGAATTATCTGGTGATCGGTGAGCCAAGACTTTTTGatgaaagctttcccacattcaccACATACATGAGGCTTCTCTATTTTTTGGGTTTTCTGATGCTTGCTGAATTGGGTCTTAGAGCTGATGGGTTTTTGGCTTTCGGGAGATTTAATTTCAGTATGAAATTGTTCATTGTCAGCATGGAGATAGGATTTCCCATCGCCAGTAAACTCAGCAGGGATCTTTATTTCATAGCTCCTGCTCTGGGGAAGTAAAGTTAAATCTGATTTCATACTTTTTCCATGTAAGTCAAACACATCATGATTTTGCCTGAACAGAAAATGAGTTCTgctctgatgaacaaaatattcCAGTGGGTTCTGTTCATGCCATTGTTCTAGTCTCTTCTCCATGCTCTCATTTTGTAAGTGCTCCAGTAGGTGATCATCAACTTTCCAGATTTCtaggaaagagaagaacaatgaatttcttaaaaataccttgatgcagggcttccctggtggtgcagtggttaagaatcctcctgccaacgcaggggacacaggttcaattcctggtccgggaagatcccatatgccgcggagcagctaagcccatgcgccacaactaccaagcctgcgctctggaacctgcgagccacaactactgagcccatgggccacaactgctgaaggcTGTGCACCTAtaacccatgctctgcagcaagagaagacactgtaaatgaacaaaaaccacatataagaagccctcacactgcaatgaagagtagcccccgctagccgcaactagagaaagcccacacacagcaacaaagacccaacacagccaaaaattaattaattaattaaaaaaaaaacccttgatgCGAGGAGTCGTTTTAGTGATGTTCCTATTATATAAGTGTAAATAAAATTCCATGTTTAATGTTCCCTGCACATTGGAACAAACAATACAAACCAACCAAAAGGTAAACGTAGTTTGTGTAAAACACAGGGTTGGACaattcaaaatgaataaatatagatTTGAATACTTTCTAAATACTAACCTTGCAAAACATGGAGAGACTGTAAAATACAAGCAATTTCTTGTGAGCAGGAGACCACAGGTTGCAGGGCCACCTCACCCAAACTGGGGAGGGATGGactcattcattccacagatcCTTACTGATCACCTCTGTGTACCAGGAACGGTGCTAGTGTTGGGGATTCGCAAACGTACTCCTCGTGTTCACGGAGCCCATACTATAGGTGGGTAAAACCACTTTACAGGGCAGAGATAGACACAAGGAAAACAGCTGCAGGTTGGAAAACCTGGTGGGAAGGAgcaatggagagggagagaggtggaggAAACCAGGGCTCATTTTGGAGGGAGACAGGCCTCCCCATGGATCCATTGTTGTGGTCTCCATGAGgggaatgaagaaaatgacacaGCACAGAACTCCAAGCACATCTAACTTACAATCTCCAAAACAGAACTGGTTTCCCAGGCTAGGTCTCCTCCACCTCCGGCACAGTCACTGCCAACTCCACTCTTCTCCTTCACCATGACAAAACTCCTCAGCATTTGTTTCTCTCGCTCACACACAATACCCAGCACAATGATCAATCCTGCCTGGCCTCCTTTAAGATACACCCAGAAAGGGACAGGCACCCACTCCTTCCACCCTCACGAAGCCAATCACTCTCTCTCACACCACAGCTGTAGCCTCCTCCCCCTGGCTTTCTTGTCCCTCCCCTGCCAGTGCCTGTCTATTTTCTACACATTAGCCAAACGGAACCTTTTAGCACCAATTATATCACATCAAGCCTCCTCTACTCAAAACTCCCTAATCTTTTCTCATCTCATTATGAATAAAATCAAGGTCTTGACATAGacaacaaactatggttaccaaaggggaaaggtggggggaagggataaactaggaatttgggagtaacatatacacactacgacatataaaatagataaacaacaaggacctactgtacagcacagggaacgatagtcaatattttgtaataacctataaaggaaaagaatctgaaaaagaatatagatagatCGACAGATagctgaattgctttgctgtacacctgaaacaaacataacattgtaaatcaactatactccaataaaaaataaattaatttgttaaaaaatCAAGGTCTTGATGTATCCTTGAAAGGCCCTTATGtgacctgctccccagcccccagcctctaCCCCACTGACCCTATGTCTCCAGTCATGCTCTCTATGTTCCATCCAAACAGGCTTCCGAAAGTTCTTCAGACATGCTCTTGCTTCAAGCCTTTGAAATTTCCAGGTTTATTTTGGAACACTCCTCACCCAGGGAAACTACTGCTTGCATCCCTCATCGACCTGCTCAACTCACCTTAACAAACAAGATTttagggagggatggattgggagtctgggattagcagatgcaaactattacatatagaatggataaaccacaaggtcctaccgtatagcacagggaactatattcaatatcctgtgatagggacttccctgatggcgcagtggttaagaatccgcctgccaatgtaggggacacgggttcgagccctggtcctggaagacccccacatgccacagaccaactaagcctgtaagccacaactactgagcctgcgctctagagcccgcgagacacaactactgaagcctgcgcgcctagagcccgagctcctcaacaagagaagccactgcaatgagaagcctgtgcactgcaatgaagagtagcccctgctcgctgcaatagagaaagcccgcgtacagcaaccaaaacccaacacagccaaaaataaaattaaaattaaaaaattaaataaattaataaaaaaagaaattaatacaaatcaaccatacttcaattttaaaaaaaaatcaagacttcTTATTCCTAAAGCACAGGGCCAAGTCCAAGCACTCATGATGTAGTCATGCTGCTTTACATCCCTGAAAGTAATTTTGACCCCAAAACCTTAACATCAACCTTCATCTGTTTTTTCCGCTCAGcccatatttatttaaatgtcaaCTCTCATTTGCCCTCTATAAGCAGCATATCCAGAATCCAACCAACACTCACCCCTCCACCCATGCTGCAGTCAACCATTCTCCCTGTCACCATGTTTTTTGCAATAGCCTGCTACAAGGCTTTCCTGCTTGCCCCCTGCCCACTATGGTCTGCTTTCTACACAGAAGCCAAAGGGATTtcttgaaaaatgtaaattatttcatGTCATTCCAGTACTCAAGAACTCCTCGTGTTTTCTCATCTTATTAGGAATAAAATCTCGATTTCTTGAAATTGAGTACATGACCAACCTTATCCACCACCCCCCGCTCCTGCCTGTCCCCACTGCTACTGCCTCTTCGGCTTATTCCCATCACGTTCCTGAAAGCACACTCTGCTCTGTCCACATGGGCTCCTTAATGTCTCTTAAACTCATTCGTGGCGTGGCCTTTTAAGTTTGCTAGCCGCTGTACTTGGAAAACTCCTAACCCGGCAGCCTACTAACTTCCCGCATTTCTTGGCTCAGAGGCACCTTACCTGAGAGGTGTTCCCTGCCTAAAAGAGGAGCCCCAGCATCTACTCTTCCATAATGCTGACTAAAGTTTTATCACAGCACTTTTCACTCCCTAggtatattatttgtttattgttatcAATTCCTTACCTCCTTTCTCATAGACTAAAAACTCGTGATCATTTGTATACTTTTTTCCACTGTTCTTACCTTCCAGCATGCACTAGGCAATCAGAAAATACagaggaatgaaaaaaagaaaagaaaaaagattttgaaaaatagaGGAATGAATCAAAGAAGCAATTACATGTATGGAACACATTGGGGAGAATTTAGGAAAGAAGATGGAAATCTATCTCTTTCTGAGCAAGATGATATCATATCATGGAGATCATGGAAAGAAGAATTTTAACTGCCAGAAAATGTGGTTAGTGGAGACTAAATGTCATCAGGATCCagtgggaagaaaaatgaaaattttagggAAATGAAGACAATAGTAATGTCAACAATCAACGAGAAGAAAGTTCAAAATCAGTAAATACACAAAGGAATTAATAATTCAAAGTAGGCAAGAGTTATGATTGTGTTGAGGTTGGAACTGAGAACACAGGATGTTAAA
It includes:
- the ZNF350 gene encoding zinc finger protein 350 isoform X1, with product MIQAQETLTFEDVAVDFTWEEWQLLAPPQKDLYRDVMLENYSNLLSVGFQASKPNVLSKLGQGEPWTMEDEIHCQTRSEIWKVDDHLLEHLQNESMEKRLEQWHEQNPLEYFVHQSRTHFLFRQNHDVFDLHGKSMKSDLTLLPQSRSYEIKIPAEFTGDGKSYLHADNEQFHTEIKSPESQKPISSKTQFSKHQKTQKIEKPHVCGECGKAFIKKSWLTDHQIIHTGEKPHRCNMCGKAFSRKFMLTEHQRTHTGEKPYECTECGKAFLKKSRLNIHQKTHTGEKPYICSDCGKGFIQKGNLIVHQRIHTGEKPYICNECGKGFIQKTCLIAHQRFHTGKTPFVCNECGKSCSQKSGLIKHQRIHTGEKPFECSECGKAFTTKQKLIVHQRTHTGERPYICNECGKAFAYMSCLVKHKIIHTREKRGDSAKVENHPSESHSSSQTSDVMQEKTPVNSVTMQVPSVAPQTSVNISELLANRNVVIVGQPVARCAPTGDNRGFAQERTLMNALNVVVPSVVNYILFYVTENQ